One Clostridiales bacterium DNA segment encodes these proteins:
- the fliD gene encoding flagellar filament capping protein FliD, translating to MSTISQVGQSSTPSGMTGAGGGDMLRILGLNTGLDVDSIVEKMLTSDQVRINTEDSKLQKLQWKQEAYQDIIAEIKKLQDSYFNLTKMSSAVTNGSNYNVYKAVSADESIVMAVASSNAVEGNYTVNVINTAKKAMITGNKMEGIDASTKLSDLGITVSDKLTLKVDDTDSYNITFTDSDETVGNFLYKINSQTEGKVSGYFDEISQKITLQRNDTGSSHKIQVIGTDLSDKLTLTAGADSTDAGGTNANFTITSPFGESKSLSTETNDTTINGITFTLAGKENSTATVNVASDVDTTFNLIKGFIDSYNDLVDKVQGEVSFDEPLNKQYQPLTDAQKEQMTQDQIDKWNEQAKSGILQNDSLLIEMMDKLRNAFFDKINDMSLPFGRNIGLDTTDDHKKGGRIEFTQGGEDILKSVIRNNRSEITDLFTRESDSTDPKEKYNNEGIFQRIDDIFVEYVGRTGTYLNDGILSSIANKQNDYSETGIGGIGNTLPDQIYRQNQYIKQLTDRMSDDKEKYYKQFSALEVAMENLNAQSNWLYQQLA from the coding sequence ATGAGCACTATATCGCAAGTCGGGCAGAGTTCCACTCCATCAGGCATGACAGGTGCAGGCGGAGGGGATATGCTGAGGATTCTGGGCCTTAATACGGGCCTTGATGTCGATTCCATTGTGGAGAAGATGCTTACTTCAGACCAGGTAAGGATAAATACAGAAGATTCCAAACTTCAAAAGCTGCAATGGAAACAGGAGGCATACCAGGATATAATAGCCGAAATTAAAAAGCTGCAGGATTCATATTTTAACTTGACCAAAATGAGTTCAGCGGTTACAAACGGAAGCAATTATAACGTATACAAGGCGGTGTCAGCCGATGAATCCATAGTTATGGCTGTTGCTTCATCGAATGCCGTTGAAGGCAATTATACCGTAAATGTTATCAATACCGCTAAAAAAGCCATGATTACAGGGAATAAGATGGAAGGAATAGATGCGTCTACAAAGTTGTCGGATCTTGGAATTACAGTTTCGGACAAGCTTACTTTAAAAGTCGATGATACGGACTCGTATAATATTACATTTACGGATTCAGATGAAACGGTCGGGAACTTTCTGTATAAAATAAACAGCCAGACAGAAGGAAAGGTTTCGGGATACTTTGATGAGATATCGCAAAAGATTACGTTGCAGAGAAACGATACCGGTTCATCCCATAAGATACAGGTAATCGGGACAGATTTATCCGATAAATTGACGCTGACAGCAGGAGCAGACTCAACGGATGCAGGCGGTACAAATGCAAACTTTACTATAACGTCGCCGTTTGGCGAATCTAAGAGTTTAAGTACGGAGACCAATGATACAACAATTAACGGTATAACATTTACCCTTGCAGGGAAGGAAAACTCGACGGCTACGGTAAACGTCGCATCAGACGTCGATACTACGTTCAATCTTATCAAGGGATTTATAGACAGCTACAATGATTTAGTCGACAAGGTACAGGGGGAAGTCAGCTTTGATGAACCTTTAAATAAGCAATACCAGCCACTTACGGATGCCCAGAAAGAGCAGATGACTCAGGACCAAATAGATAAATGGAATGAACAAGCAAAATCGGGAATTCTGCAGAACGATTCGCTTCTTATCGAAATGATGGATAAATTAAGGAATGCTTTTTTTGACAAAATAAACGATATGTCTCTTCCATTTGGGAGAAATATAGGCCTTGACACGACAGACGACCATAAAAAAGGCGGAAGGATAGAATTTACCCAGGGGGGAGAAGACATACTCAAAAGTGTTATAAGAAACAACCGTTCGGAAATTACAGATTTATTTACAAGGGAAAGCGACAGCACCGATCCCAAGGAAAAATATAATAATGAAGGTATATTCCAGAGGATTGACGATATATTTGTCGAGTATGTAGGAAGAACAGGGACGTACTTAAATGACGGCATACTTTCATCTATAGCAAACAAGCAAAACGATTACAGCGAAACTGGCATAGGCGGTATAGGCAATACCCTCCCCGACCAGATATACAGGCAAAACCAGTATATAAAACAGCTTACGGACAGAATGAGTGATGATAAGGAAAAATATTACAAGCAGTTTTCAGCTCTTGAGGTTGCCATGGAAAATTTAAATGCCCAGTCGAATTGGCTCTATCAACAGCTTGCATAG
- the fliT gene encoding flagellar protein FliT: MDIRSELINFQHITGELIEAADSDDFEKINMLLAKRQELINRISESRFDRKLFKDICIQMKLLELEKKLSEKLSLKREQVKEKIDNISNSYRISSSYNKILSKSIFLSRRV, encoded by the coding sequence ATGGATATAAGATCTGAGCTTATAAATTTTCAGCATATCACCGGTGAATTGATAGAGGCGGCGGACAGCGATGATTTTGAAAAAATCAATATGCTTTTGGCCAAAAGACAGGAATTGATAAACAGAATAAGCGAGAGCAGGTTTGATAGGAAATTATTCAAGGATATCTGCATCCAGATGAAGCTTTTAGAGCTTGAGAAGAAATTGAGCGAGAAGCTCTCTTTAAAAAGGGAACAGGTAAAAGAAAAGATAGATAATATTTCAAATAGTTACAGGATAAGCAGTTCCTATAACAAAATACTTTCAAAATCGATATTTTTAAGCAGAAGGGTATAA
- a CDS encoding flagellar protein FlaG — protein MNITGVNIAVHENQVDYKKISEGKNTVDKKEKDNSGNDLNFAVHIANEVLSKGSTRLKFEIYGISNSVVVKVLNNETGEVIREIPPEKIIDMIDKFCEMAGILVDERR, from the coding sequence TTGAATATAACGGGTGTAAATATAGCCGTTCATGAGAATCAGGTTGATTACAAGAAAATTTCAGAAGGTAAAAATACCGTGGATAAAAAAGAGAAGGACAATAGCGGCAATGATTTGAATTTCGCAGTCCATATAGCAAATGAAGTGCTCTCAAAAGGCAGTACGCGCCTGAAATTTGAGATTTACGGGATATCCAATTCTGTAGTAGTTAAAGTGTTGAATAATGAAACAGGTGAGGTAATAAGGGAGATTCCGCCGGAAAAAATAATCGACATGATCGACAAATTTTGTGAAATGGCGGGGATACTGGTTGATGAGAGAAGGTAA
- the hag gene encoding flagellin Hag: MIINHNLNALNAHRNMLVNVNAAGKSMEKLSSGLRINRAGDDAAGLSISEKMRAQINGLDTASRNAQDGISLIQTAEGALNETQSILQRMRELAVQAGNDTNTPADRGQIQKEINQLTSEITRIGNTTQFNTQNLINGGSAVTSGDTKTFVFQIGANEGQTFKADFGDMRSVALGISAASGANFASATTDALTDVTAGTEYALSVGNATVAGNAVSVISAAIDTVSSERAKLGAYQNRLEHTIANLGTSSENLTAAESRIRDVDMANEMVTYSKNNILAQAAQAMLAQANQQPQQVLSLLR, from the coding sequence ATGATTATCAACCATAATTTAAATGCACTGAATGCTCACAGGAACATGCTTGTTAATGTTAATGCAGCAGGAAAGTCAATGGAGAAGTTGAGCTCAGGTTTAAGGATCAACAGGGCTGGCGACGATGCTGCAGGACTTTCGATTTCAGAAAAGATGAGAGCGCAGATAAATGGACTTGACACAGCTTCAAGAAATGCTCAAGATGGTATTTCACTTATCCAGACTGCCGAAGGTGCATTAAATGAAACACAATCCATACTTCAAAGGATGAGGGAATTAGCTGTACAGGCCGGCAACGATACTAATACTCCAGCCGACAGGGGACAGATACAGAAGGAAATAAATCAGCTTACATCCGAGATTACAAGGATTGGAAATACCACACAGTTCAATACGCAAAACCTGATAAACGGCGGCAGCGCAGTTACATCCGGAGATACAAAGACATTTGTATTCCAGATAGGCGCTAATGAAGGACAGACATTTAAAGCAGACTTTGGAGATATGAGATCTGTTGCTTTAGGTATATCAGCAGCTTCAGGCGCAAATTTTGCATCAGCCACAACCGATGCATTGACAGATGTTACGGCCGGAACTGAATATGCACTCTCAGTAGGCAATGCAACTGTTGCCGGAAATGCGGTTTCAGTTATAAGTGCGGCAATCGATACAGTGTCAAGCGAAAGAGCAAAGCTCGGCGCATATCAGAACAGGTTGGAGCATACAATAGCAAACCTTGGTACTTCATCCGAAAACCTTACAGCTGCAGAATCAAGGATAAGAGACGTAGACATGGCAAACGAGATGGTTACATATTCAAAGAACAACATACTGGCACAGGCCGCTCAGGCAATGCTTGCCCAGGCAAATCAACAGCCACAGCAGGTACTGAGTCTTTTAAGATAA
- the fliS gene encoding flagellar export chaperone FliS has product MQNNPSNAYTLYQQNEVLTASKGKLLIMLYDGSIKFLRLAKISIDEKNIENTNKYICKTENIISELMATLNMDMEISKNLYALYDYMKRSLMEANIKKDKGTIDEILSMVSELKDTWEEASRIAR; this is encoded by the coding sequence ATGCAGAACAATCCGTCGAATGCTTATACGTTATATCAGCAAAATGAAGTGCTTACAGCATCAAAAGGTAAGCTTCTTATAATGCTCTATGACGGGTCAATTAAATTTTTAAGGCTTGCAAAGATTTCAATAGATGAAAAAAATATAGAAAATACAAATAAATATATTTGCAAAACGGAAAATATCATCTCGGAACTCATGGCTACACTCAACATGGATATGGAAATTTCAAAGAATCTATATGCGCTTTATGATTATATGAAGAGAAGCCTTATGGAGGCTAATATTAAAAAGGATAAAGGCACTATAGATGAAATATTAAGCATGGTTTCGGAGCTTAAGGATACATGGGAAGAGGCATCGAGGATAGCACGTTGA
- a CDS encoding FkbM family methyltransferase: MKGLSIFVRKDADKINNCLQDIKPLIEDGKSDIFICSDKDAGIDTEYKHDIIGYSGKDKDFNNFCLSLCDSDMAMIIEKGMELTIDVSNEIKGILKNVGCSILCTIKRYINSKKTEYYMDEKTIVSSKTSEDTVKLKAVIEDTSLINPDIDSIGYNLSSIADSGKYDELFLWYQNFVSNKSRKFKLKFFENLEKYKSTADCNTDTILENKFKNINFANYSKYLTVKKLYRERLEGYKDKIIDILNSAELEDDETYFGYFLMDILRSGEIATEIIQAMGAELLADCFKYLLEYENNFYLYIYNYMISIDLKKEISRKNNIHIADYINIIKIYIGFMSDKSYDIEKKQKLVQMFIDYTNYGFYLLNNAARKGKVLPPDNETLFLIDVDKSISMLNNGKTEEGISLLKAASVKYPLMARAVEYYIQRIRLENKKYPYRLSICMIAKDEQKYLGGCLSSIKPLLDSKTAELIFVDTGSKDKTIEIAKKYTDKIYIHPWQNSFSEARNYSISLANGEYILILDADEELEKDSIKKLIELFNGDGYNQYSTYTFKEKNFSDKEHKIFSMLVRKAIFKNDGSFYYAGSVHNQPVSKLPLKNLDVTLLHYGYIMTPDIKDKKFKRTSSLLKRELKGNPQNIYYRFQLSVSYSMHGDNKEALEQVEIYLKLLENADKKDINLMYYSNAALVYFNNSLHGRAIEICDYVLELQPDFIDCIYFKAKALFIKENYDECIKVSRQYLNLLDEFSSHSISNDDRYLFYSLGSKNDIFNTCMMSYFLMKNYRECVNMAGSFDDEALKINLREIVESCLQLQRYDYLVSLYGNRIRKGSQNKIRDAFKYYLEQGLFKCPEEEQRKCTIAFAKSDIDDDYIDLFRVRAGGGIKQDPHRMLHFIDKYDIGEADYITGNMIIESTLPMLNEYKASDEWDIIELKNLKRAAGFILNRSLNLKEYLKLDRQQLLSILDKYINICAYMIKIGRRDLLEQKEISFVGSILDAFNRLQKNDLVGCLKLIKDGVTQYKEMAKPMELFLGKIVPGYKADVEDYEKEKAGYELNQYGKKIKSRIKGFIENGDVDNASVLINEYEMIIKDDAEICSFKAVIAIMGNNFKQAEQILMSGLESHKNDFDLNYNLAYAYDKLGNFKGALEHYRIALSNCKGDDIKSEIAAEIQNIEKGHKDLLKPEKKKIVFFSKGDDSFIWDIINELSREYETRKITVTNLKQIDEGMEWADICWFEWCDELVIYASKLSIARDKKIICRLHSYEAFTTYPQNVNWNYVDKIIFVSDGIRNYVTEKFNLDRDKTLVIPNGIDIDKYTFNKRKPGFNIAYVGYINYKKGPMLLLHTFKAVYDKDRRYKLYIAGKFQDERYILYFKQMAKEFGIENNVFYQGWQDDINAWLDDKDYILCTSVLESQNISVMQGMCKGIKPVIHNFVGAKKIYEERYIWNTIDEAVEMIVSNRYDSNEYRRFIIDNYSLVKQLTNIRKLFDADDYGFDAGDDSKSVYNFTYEDKEIKFYLPYLKDWIQNIIYITRNFYETAMLEDIRKRIGQNKVFIDVGANIGNHTVYFSKVCDAKKVYSFEPQKIAFDILKRNVRINNIQHIVELFNLGVGKANDRAQMIILDNNNLGMSKVKKTPYGNIEINSLDNLLYRKNDNIDLIKVDVEGMELEVLEGAEKIIKKCNPLIYVEANSIEEFDKINAYLKNFGYKAIYRFNATTTYLFAPNLQ, from the coding sequence ATGAAAGGTTTAAGTATATTTGTAAGAAAAGACGCGGATAAAATAAATAATTGTCTGCAGGACATAAAACCGCTTATCGAGGATGGTAAGTCCGATATTTTTATATGCAGCGATAAAGATGCCGGCATCGATACGGAATATAAGCATGATATCATCGGCTATTCGGGGAAAGATAAAGATTTTAATAATTTCTGCCTTTCATTGTGCGACAGCGATATGGCAATGATTATCGAAAAAGGGATGGAATTAACCATAGATGTTTCCAATGAAATAAAAGGTATTCTTAAAAATGTCGGATGCAGCATTTTATGCACTATAAAAAGATATATAAACAGTAAAAAGACAGAATATTATATGGATGAAAAGACAATCGTGTCCAGTAAAACTTCAGAAGATACAGTAAAATTAAAGGCGGTAATTGAAGATACCTCTCTTATAAATCCTGATATAGATTCCATCGGATATAATCTATCCAGTATAGCTGACAGTGGAAAATATGATGAGCTTTTTTTGTGGTACCAAAATTTTGTCTCAAATAAGAGCAGGAAATTCAAACTAAAATTTTTTGAAAACCTTGAAAAATATAAAAGTACAGCGGACTGCAATACGGATACAATCCTTGAGAACAAATTTAAAAATATCAATTTTGCAAATTACAGTAAATATCTGACTGTAAAAAAGTTGTACAGAGAAAGATTGGAAGGATACAAAGATAAGATTATCGATATATTGAACAGTGCTGAATTGGAAGATGATGAAACGTACTTCGGCTATTTTTTAATGGATATATTAAGAAGTGGTGAAATTGCAACGGAAATAATACAGGCGATGGGTGCCGAACTACTGGCGGATTGTTTTAAGTACCTGCTTGAATATGAAAATAATTTCTATTTATATATATATAATTATATGATTTCCATAGACTTAAAGAAGGAAATAAGCAGAAAAAACAATATACATATTGCAGATTATATAAATATCATAAAGATATATATAGGGTTTATGTCAGATAAATCTTATGATATCGAAAAGAAGCAAAAGCTTGTGCAGATGTTTATCGACTATACCAATTATGGCTTTTATTTATTGAACAATGCGGCACGAAAAGGTAAGGTTTTGCCCCCCGATAACGAGACTTTGTTTCTGATAGATGTCGATAAGTCCATAAGCATGCTTAACAATGGTAAAACCGAAGAGGGCATAAGTTTATTGAAAGCTGCATCGGTTAAATATCCTCTTATGGCAAGAGCTGTTGAATATTATATACAGAGGATAAGGCTCGAGAATAAAAAGTATCCTTATAGACTCAGTATATGCATGATCGCAAAAGACGAACAGAAATACCTTGGAGGGTGCTTGTCCAGTATAAAACCCTTGCTGGATAGTAAAACAGCCGAGCTTATTTTTGTGGATACGGGTTCGAAGGATAAAACTATTGAGATAGCGAAAAAATATACGGATAAAATATATATCCACCCATGGCAGAACAGTTTCTCCGAGGCGAGGAACTACAGCATATCTCTGGCAAACGGTGAGTACATATTAATACTTGATGCGGATGAGGAACTGGAGAAAGACTCAATTAAAAAGTTAATTGAGCTTTTTAATGGTGACGGATATAATCAGTACAGTACATATACATTCAAGGAGAAAAATTTCTCGGATAAAGAACATAAAATTTTTTCAATGCTTGTAAGAAAAGCTATATTCAAGAATGACGGCTCATTTTATTATGCAGGCAGTGTGCATAATCAGCCTGTCTCAAAATTACCGCTAAAAAATCTTGATGTTACGCTGCTGCATTATGGATATATAATGACACCGGATATAAAAGATAAAAAATTCAAAAGGACATCTTCACTGTTGAAAAGGGAGCTTAAAGGTAATCCGCAGAATATATACTACAGGTTTCAGCTAAGTGTAAGCTATTCGATGCACGGCGACAATAAGGAAGCTCTCGAGCAGGTGGAGATATATTTAAAGCTTCTTGAGAATGCCGATAAAAAAGATATAAATCTTATGTATTACAGCAATGCGGCGCTTGTATATTTTAACAATTCCCTGCATGGCAGGGCAATCGAAATCTGCGATTATGTATTGGAATTGCAGCCTGATTTTATAGATTGCATATATTTTAAGGCAAAAGCGCTATTCATAAAAGAAAATTATGATGAATGCATCAAAGTTTCCAGGCAATATTTAAATCTTTTAGATGAATTTTCAAGCCATAGTATATCGAATGATGACAGATATCTGTTTTACAGCTTGGGGTCAAAAAATGATATATTCAACACATGCATGATGTCATATTTTCTTATGAAAAATTATAGAGAATGCGTGAATATGGCAGGCAGCTTTGATGATGAAGCGTTGAAGATAAATCTTCGCGAGATAGTCGAGAGCTGTCTGCAACTGCAAAGGTATGATTATCTCGTAAGCCTTTATGGAAACAGAATCCGAAAAGGCAGCCAAAATAAAATTAGGGATGCCTTCAAATATTATTTAGAGCAGGGCTTATTTAAATGTCCGGAAGAAGAGCAGAGAAAATGTACGATAGCTTTTGCAAAGTCCGATATCGACGATGACTATATAGATTTGTTCAGGGTAAGGGCTGGAGGAGGAATAAAGCAGGATCCCCACAGGATGTTGCATTTTATCGACAAATATGATATAGGCGAAGCAGATTATATAACCGGAAATATGATCATCGAATCGACACTTCCGATGCTGAACGAATATAAAGCAAGTGATGAGTGGGATATTATAGAGCTGAAAAATTTGAAAAGGGCGGCAGGATTTATTCTTAACCGTAGCCTGAACCTTAAGGAATATCTTAAATTGGACAGGCAGCAGCTCTTAAGTATACTCGATAAATATATAAACATATGTGCTTACATGATAAAGATCGGAAGGCGGGACTTACTGGAGCAAAAAGAAATATCGTTTGTCGGAAGTATACTTGATGCTTTTAACAGGCTGCAAAAAAATGATTTAGTAGGCTGCCTTAAACTAATAAAGGATGGAGTAACTCAATATAAGGAAATGGCAAAGCCCATGGAGCTCTTTCTGGGAAAGATTGTTCCAGGATATAAAGCCGATGTTGAAGATTATGAGAAGGAAAAGGCAGGATATGAATTAAATCAATACGGAAAAAAGATCAAGAGCAGGATAAAGGGCTTCATAGAAAATGGCGATGTCGATAATGCTTCGGTTTTAATAAATGAATATGAGATGATCATTAAGGACGATGCTGAAATCTGTTCATTCAAAGCTGTAATTGCCATTATGGGAAATAATTTTAAGCAGGCTGAACAGATTTTAATGTCCGGACTTGAGTCTCATAAAAATGATTTCGATTTGAACTATAATCTCGCATATGCATATGATAAACTCGGTAACTTTAAGGGCGCACTGGAACATTACAGGATTGCCCTTAGCAATTGCAAGGGTGATGATATAAAAAGTGAAATAGCCGCCGAAATTCAAAATATAGAAAAAGGGCATAAGGATTTATTGAAACCCGAGAAGAAGAAAATAGTCTTCTTCTCAAAAGGTGATGATAGTTTCATATGGGATATAATAAACGAACTGTCAAGGGAATATGAAACCAGAAAGATTACCGTAACGAATCTAAAGCAAATCGATGAAGGCATGGAATGGGCTGACATATGCTGGTTTGAATGGTGCGATGAACTTGTAATATACGCAAGTAAACTCTCTATAGCAAGGGATAAAAAGATTATCTGCAGGCTGCACAGCTATGAAGCATTTACAACTTATCCTCAGAACGTAAATTGGAATTATGTCGATAAAATAATATTTGTTTCAGACGGTATAAGAAATTATGTTACTGAAAAATTCAATTTGGATAGAGATAAGACATTGGTAATACCAAATGGCATAGATATCGATAAATATACATTCAATAAAAGAAAACCGGGTTTCAATATAGCTTATGTTGGATACATAAACTATAAAAAGGGACCTATGCTTTTGCTTCATACTTTTAAGGCAGTATATGATAAAGATAGAAGATACAAATTATATATCGCCGGAAAGTTTCAAGATGAAAGATATATACTTTATTTCAAACAGATGGCGAAAGAATTTGGCATCGAGAATAATGTTTTTTATCAAGGCTGGCAGGATGATATAAATGCATGGCTCGATGATAAGGACTATATTTTATGCACGAGCGTTCTTGAATCCCAGAACATAAGTGTAATGCAGGGAATGTGCAAGGGTATTAAACCTGTTATCCATAATTTCGTCGGCGCAAAGAAAATTTACGAAGAAAGATATATATGGAATACTATAGATGAAGCAGTAGAGATGATTGTTTCAAATAGATATGATTCTAACGAATATAGAAGATTTATAATCGACAATTATTCTTTAGTTAAACAGTTGACGAATATAAGAAAATTATTTGATGCAGATGATTACGGATTTGATGCAGGCGATGATAGCAAATCGGTTTATAATTTTACTTATGAAGATAAAGAAATAAAATTTTATTTGCCCTACTTGAAGGATTGGATTCAAAATATAATTTATATCACAAGAAATTTTTATGAGACAGCTATGTTGGAGGATATAAGGAAAAGAATAGGACAAAATAAAGTCTTTATTGATGTGGGGGCAAATATTGGAAATCATACTGTATACTTTTCAAAAGTTTGTGATGCAAAAAAGGTATATTCATTTGAGCCGCAAAAAATTGCATTTGATATTTTAAAGAGGAATGTTAGAATAAACAATATCCAACATATAGTAGAATTGTTCAATTTAGGCGTAGGCAAAGCAAACGACAGGGCACAAATGATAATATTAGACAATAACAATTTGGGAATGAGCAAAGTAAAGAAGACACCTTATGGTAATATTGAAATCAATTCGTTAGACAATCTCTTATATAGAAAAAATGATAATATTGATCTAATAAAAGTCGATGTCGAGGGCATGGAATTGGAAGTTTTAGAAGGAGCTGAAAAAATAATAAAAAAGTGTAATCCTTTAATTTATGTAGAAGCGAATAGTATCGAGGAATTTGATAAGATTAATGCTTATCTGAAAAATTTCGGTTATAAAGCTATTTACAGATTTAATGCGACTACAACATATCTATTTGCCCCAAATTTACAGTAA
- the flgL gene encoding flagellar hook-associated protein FlgL, whose protein sequence is MRITNKILVQGYLSDLSNNLENMQRLEGQLSTGILVRKPSDDPFKAARVMEINTTISMYGRYKENMSEGQDWLKTTDLTLGQVGDVLKRVHDLVVQASNDTYDAPQRKSMAEEVSQLKEQLVQVGNTNFNGKYIFGGDKTTSAPFVENSGVVSYNGSTVGLVKEFSQGVKMDIATTGDKFQDIFATLDEIIGNLNAGNSPSANMDTLEDEQDNILDLRAKAGAMSNRLDAMVSKNDDENLNMTELLSKTQDVDIAQKVMEFNVAENVYVASLQTGAKVLQPSILDFLK, encoded by the coding sequence ATGAGAATAACAAACAAGATTTTGGTACAGGGGTATTTGTCCGACCTGTCAAACAATTTAGAGAATATGCAAAGGCTTGAGGGACAGCTTTCAACCGGAATCCTGGTCAGGAAGCCTTCGGATGATCCTTTCAAAGCGGCAAGGGTCATGGAGATAAATACGACAATTTCCATGTACGGAAGATATAAGGAAAACATGAGCGAGGGACAGGACTGGTTGAAGACAACCGATTTAACGCTGGGGCAGGTTGGCGATGTGTTAAAAAGGGTCCATGACCTCGTCGTCCAGGCGAGCAACGATACATATGACGCTCCGCAGAGAAAATCCATGGCTGAGGAGGTTTCACAGCTCAAGGAACAATTAGTCCAGGTTGGAAATACTAATTTCAACGGCAAATATATATTTGGCGGTGATAAAACTACAAGCGCACCTTTTGTAGAAAATTCCGGAGTCGTAAGTTATAACGGCTCTACAGTTGGGTTGGTGAAGGAATTTTCGCAGGGTGTAAAGATGGATATAGCAACTACGGGAGATAAATTTCAGGATATATTTGCGACGCTGGATGAAATAATCGGCAACTTGAACGCAGGGAATTCGCCTTCAGCTAATATGGATACGTTAGAGGATGAGCAGGATAACATTTTAGATCTTCGTGCAAAGGCTGGCGCCATGTCAAACAGGCTTGATGCTATGGTTTCCAAAAATGATGATGAAAATCTGAACATGACTGAACTTCTTTCGAAGACACAGGATGTGGATATAGCACAGAAAGTGATGGAATTCAATGTAGCGGAAAATGTATATGTGGCATCGCTGCAAACAGGTGCCAAGGTACTCCAGCCAAGCATACTGGATTTTTTAAAATAG